In Brassica napus cultivar Da-Ae chromosome A3, Da-Ae, whole genome shotgun sequence, the sequence TCCTACTTATGGCCTTTGCTTCGTCGAGATGTCACAAGATTGTCGAAGGTTCATGACTTGTCAAACATCGAAGGGCCAAGCTATACCAACGCAGGCTTATAACTCCCTCTACCTTCGACACAACCATGGACGGATATTAGTATGGATTTAGTGATGAAATTACCGCGGACACATAAATGATTTGATTCTATCTTCGTTGTGGTAGATCCTTTTACCAAGATGTTCACTTTATCCCTTGCAAACGAACAACGAATGCAGTCCAGGTCGCAACATTATTTTCCAAGAAATATATCTTTTGCATGGCCTACCACTCTCCATTGTCTACGATCGTGATTCACGATTCCTTGGCCATTTTTGGACTTCTTTATGGAACTACTCGAAACAAGTTTAGATGTGCGCTCGGCCAATAAATACATTACTGGTTTTGAGCTCAGGAAATAGAAGCTTCGCAACCTCACTGCGTAAATCAACGTTAGGCATAACGGGAAGTGAAAATAGTGAGGAAGGACATCTGAGAGTACAGGTTTGTTTTGGGAATTGTGGTGAGGGCTGCAGGTGTTGTTGTAAGCCACAGATTTATAGTAGTCGTTCGATTGATACGTGAAACGCCAGGAGAGGGAACCTGTTGAGTAGTAGTTAAGAGTAATAATAAGAATTCATGTAGATGTGGAaggaataaatttattaacaacgATTGTGTATGTAACGGAGGCTGATTGAACTCCTTAAGAACTAAATTAGGGTTCACCTTAAGCGTCACCATAATGGACAGAAGAGGGAGGAGTGATGACGACCTTCTGAATTCGTCAATTCAGTGATGGTGGACTTGTATGGTATGTCAGTGGGTTTGGTCGATTATTAAGTGTGGTGCTATGCAAGTCTATTAGTGAAAATATAAAGAAGTGACAGGTGCATCCGTGCATGTCTTAGATAGAGAGTAAAGTGTCTCATTTTTTTATAGACAGTAAAATGATTCagcatatttattttagttgacAATTTACAAGTGGTAAAGCAGACTCGTGGAAGAGATGTTTCAGTCATCATCAACACTGAAGTCAGGCTCTGATGGCTTCGGAGGAAGCAAAGGCAGCGTATTATTGTTGTGCTGCCGCAGATTGCGAAGCGCGTTTGACGCGAACCGCGACGCGTATAACGTCGCAACAAGGCTCGGCGACGACGCGGCTCTGCGTTCGCGTTTTGCAACCGCGATTCGGAATCGATCTTCTTCCTCCGTTAATGACCTAGCCAGTCTTCTCCGACAATGTCTCCGCCACGCCGCTTGTATAAACGACGCTCCCCATGTCCTCCATTGTACCGAATAAAACCTGACATTTTAACCCAAACCGAATTAAACCAAACTTAACCAAGAGTCAGATCGGTCAACTTATAAATAGACCAAACCTAAATTTTAACCGATTCAAACAGACCAAACCCGAAATTTTAACTAAACCAAACAGAACCGAGAATCAGAACGGTCAAATTAATATATTGACCAAAGCTGAGCTTTTAACCAAACCGAATTAAACCGGAAATCAGAGAAGCAGACCGGTCAAATTATTAAATAGACCAAACCTGAAAGTATGTTGAAGCTGTTTGCTATGTAGCCGTCTGAACTGCGAGGCAACAAGCTTGAGATCTTCAGCTGCAAGAGCAAAGGCTTCTACTTCAGTCAGAGCTTGAACTGTTCTCGGCGAGATTGGAAAATGAGACGAAGACTGAGGATCCAACGCCCACGTGAGAAGATCTTCGCCGCAAAAGTCGCTAGCTTTGAGGTACACGGCGTTGAAGAATCCCGTCCGGCCACCGTTTGTGGTGGCGCTCATAAGCTTACCTCTCATAACAAACAACATCTCCTCCACTGGGTCTCCTTCTCTAATCGCGTAGCTGTTCTCAGTGTAGAGCACTGGTCTTAGCTTGTCACACACGGCATCTAGCAACTGCTCGTCCATTATCTCGAACAGAGGTACCTTCACCACAAGAATTGTATCAAAGATTAGTTCTTTGTATGTCTATCAATGGAATATGAAAGAGTAGGCATGCACATTTTACCCGAGATCCTGAAACcagaaatgaacaagaaaaaaaaaacaaaacttaaccgGAACTCACAAGTATCCAAATAgttcatatatttctatattcAAAATATCTGAACCAAATCGGAAATTGTATACTTAACAGATACCCGAATAATCTGAATTATCTAATTTGTATGTGAACTGGCCGAATACAACGAATATTTTACTCGAGTCACCGGATATTTTAATTACTCGAATTACCTGATATTTAGCCGAAGTACTCAAAAAATCGAAGCAAACAGGACTAACCTtaatccaaatatttttctgGATGCTAACTGGTTTCTAGTTTTATTAGTGGAACCGGAAGAAAGGACTATCTGAACTGATCTGAACCGAACTGAAGTTTTTTAAATGAATCATAAACTCCTTAATCCCAACTACTAGATATCCAAAAAAACGGACCTGAACTGAACATATACCAGAAATGCCTAGGTCTATGGAAGAGAGAAGCTTACTTTCTTGAGGAGATCGAGGCAGAAATGGCGTTTAATGTCTCTTCTGAGGTCTTTAGGGAGGTTACGCAGAAGGTTTTCTTCTTCGACTCCTCTGGTTTCTTGCCATTTGTATTGTTCATACCTTCTGATACGTTTCCTCAGGTCCTCTGGTAACATCCGATGAGCCATCCACTGCTCTGCATCTCTTTTCCTCACTCTCATCTCCTCTTCCCTAACTGTTGTCGACTCCAAGTATTTCTGCAATGCAATGTTGAAACGTCAGTGACTTATCTTCCTTGTGGCCTTAGTGTTGTGATAAAAGTAAGTGTTTTAAAAGGGTTTCTTCAAGGTTTTGACCTGCATGTTGCCTATAAGTAGTGCGAATAGAACTAGTCCAGATATGCAGATTAATACAGCAAAGATGATTTCACCAACGAATTTGCTCGTGTTGAGGTTTTGTCCCAGTGCACTGCATTGAGAGAAGCAAATGATCAGGTTAGTCTTTGATGACTAATGATGCTACTAGAAGTCGATAAACTGTGTCACATGACTGCTTTATTTACATGAAAATGCTATAAGAGGCGGAAATGGAGTTGCATATGTGACTAATGATGCAACTAGCTAGGAGTTGATAAACTGTGTCACATGACTCCTACATTTACGTTAAAAATGGCTATAACAGGCTTGAAATGATGTTACAGACCTTAGATTACGCAGACCCCACCAGAAGCAGTAGAAGAACTTCTTCCAGAAATCATCTGATTCAACAATCCCACTCTTGAGAGCATCAGTGAAGATACCAAAGTTGAAAGTAGTTGAATTCGTTATATCATCAGGGTTGATAAACGGACACGAAGTAGTCAGGTAATCATTTATAACATTGTTGTTTCCATCGCAGTAGAGAAACCTCAACTCACACCCTTGTCTCTTCCCACAAGCTTCACGCCAGCATCTGTCTTCTCGTTCTACAGATATTAAGTACCACAAAGCTCCAAACACCTAGACAAGTAAGCTATCAGATAAAACTTGATGATACATGGACAAAGGTTATGCTATCTGGTAGGGTAGGCCTGCGGTTTCGGTTTTTTTGGTTCGGGTATTCTGGTTCGGTTAATTAGGTTTGGCCATAATCCCACCGAAAATGAACAGAAGAAAATTGATTCTGTTTAGTTTTCGATTAATTTTGGTTATATACTTTTTCCGAAATAACCGATTTTTGGGATTTCGgtgtaatttattaaaaaacacAGATAGATTCGGTAATTTGGATATTTTCGGTTAATTCGGCTcgtttattttggttattttcagttattttcgggtttttggatttttgaaaATGGAAAACAAAACCGAACTGAAGACTGagttatttttcaaaatctcaCCGAACTAAACCAAATTCGAAACTATAACCTaaacaaaaactgaaaattttggCTCGGTTTGGTTCGGACAAAATCAGTGGGCAGACTATCTGGTGACTGGGAAACTCACATGACTGGCTAACATGTAGAGAGAGAGGTTCCAAGCAGCTCCAGCCCAAGCTGTTTCAGTAACTATGCCAGATGTTCTTGTAACTTCACTGTAAAGCGGGTAAATACGAAGAATCCTTGGAATGTACTGAGCAAATATGACAGTTATCAGGTAGTCCTTAGTGAGCAAAGAGACAGGTTTTTCCACATTCGGGATAACAGCCAAGACTACAAGCTGGAGAAGAAACAAACAGAACATCACTGAACGAAGTTATCAAGAAACCATTTCAACTTAATTAAAAGGTTCAGTCACTTAATATTACCTGTGGGAGTGGAAGGATAGAGAGAACATCGATTATGAAGTAAGAGGAGATGTACTTTAAAGCAATGGCTTTAGGATCTTCAACCAACTCGCCTCTCCCGAAAACCCGGGACAAAGGAGAGACATACGCTGTCCTAAACTGAAACACAATGTGAATAATGTAGAAGGCATCTACAAACGTTCGAAGCACGCTAGCTGCTATCTCGAGGCTAGAGTGCAAGTTGAGGCAATGCTTTTTTCCATCAACAATGGGAATGTAGAAAAACAAGGGATCAATGGCTAAAGCGATGACAGAAGCGAAGAGAAAGATCTTGTTCCAGTTCTGAAGAAAGGAGCCTTGTGGGTTTATGATGTTCTTCTTCTGTGTACCATCAGTTTTTCTCATCTCTTGGTTCTTATGTGAATTGAAACTCAATGGTCTCTTGAAAGTCCTGATCTTGTCTGATCCTTTCTCAAACCCTCTTCGGACATTGTCCAACACTGCGTTTAGAGATGGTCTAGCTCTTCTTCCGTAACCATACTCTGTGGATGATGGTTCTTTGAACCTAAACACAAAGTTAATTAATAACTTTAGACCAATCATTTCATATACTTACTTTCTCATACGAGATTGAAAACAAGCATATACGTACCTTACACGATTGTCACGGCCAAAACCCATAAAGTCAAGGACTTAGTACTCTTCTCCTGAATCATAAGACCAGAGTTCATATCATATACAAAtcaaacgaagaagaagaataagaagaaactGAAACTATTAAGTAAACGTTTGAACCGCTGATCTCAGAAACTTACCAAGCCGGTGAAGTAACTGATCTGTGATTACTGAGAAGCGGTTATGAAGATTTAAGAGTATAAGGGTTTCCTATGATGAAGTTACTCAGGAAAAATATCTTGAACTTAGAATTCTCTGAAATTTTCTCTCAAAGTCGTCTTCTTGGTCAAGCTTGGCATGGCGGGTGGCGCTGGTAAAAAGAGACCAATCTTAGCAGTTTCTTCGAAATTGGACTATTCCATTACATGACAAAAGAGAGGGAAAGGGTGTATAAAATACgccaaataataattaagaaaacgTTTTGGGCTAGTTGAtgatataaaaattgaaaagagaAAACTGAGTCAAACTAAGTGagccaaaaataattaatgggcTTAAAGGCCCAGTAAGTCCAAATAGATCATTCAAAAAAAGcccattttctctctctttgtaCTCATATAGTTTGATCACAGTTTTCGAATGtagagaaaaatatttaatcgaTTTGGCACGGTGATCCAAATAGAACTCCCGGTTTGATATCCGGTTAATAAAGCGTTTTGCATGTGATTTCATGCTGACATCAGTACTTATCCGTTCAGCTCTGTGTGAATGTTTTGAATGTGATCCTACGTTGACATCTACCTAAAATCCATTGCAAGATTCTTTCAAGATTCTATCTACTTTCCAGAGAaagatattaaattaatttaaagattAACTTATTTGGATggataagagagagagatataaaCGAGCTAAAAGTCAGCTTTTCCAAAAAAGAGTTAGACGACAAGCCTATGAAAACATGACACGTAATGTTTGTCGGCTCATGGTAAGTCCGCTGGTGTTTTTCTATGTCGGTGTGTTCGTTGTTGATTTTTGagccaaaataaaaagaaaaaatattataaaagctaatttattcttctttgttttagtctcctcctttcctcttcatctTATCCACTTCCCTAACCAGACCAAACAAGCTTCCTCAAAAAG encodes:
- the LOC106438632 gene encoding putative cyclic nucleotide-gated ion channel 13, giving the protein MGFGRDNRVRFKEPSSTEYGYGRRARPSLNAVLDNVRRGFEKGSDKIRTFKRPLSFNSHKNQEMRKTDGTQKKNIINPQGSFLQNWNKIFLFASVIALAIDPLFFYIPIVDGKKHCLNLHSSLEIAASVLRTFVDAFYIIHIVFQFRTAYVSPLSRVFGRGELVEDPKAIALKYISSYFIIDVLSILPLPQLVVLAVIPNVEKPVSLLTKDYLITVIFAQYIPRILRIYPLYSEVTRTSGIVTETAWAGAAWNLSLYMLASHVFGALWYLISVEREDRCWREACGKRQGCELRFLYCDGNNNVINDYLTTSCPFINPDDITNSTTFNFGIFTDALKSGIVESDDFWKKFFYCFWWGLRNLSALGQNLNTSKFVGEIIFAVLICISGLVLFALLIGNMQKYLESTTVREEEMRVRKRDAEQWMAHRMLPEDLRKRIRRYEQYKWQETRGVEEENLLRNLPKDLRRDIKRHFCLDLLKKVPLFEIMDEQLLDAVCDKLRPVLYTENSYAIREGDPVEEMLFVMRGKLMSATTNGGRTGFFNAVYLKASDFCGEDLLTWALDPQSSSHFPISPRTVQALTEVEAFALAAEDLKLVASQFRRLHSKQLQHTFRFYSVQWRTWGASFIQAAWRRHCRRRLARSLTEEEDRFRIAVAKRERRAASSPSLVATLYASRFASNALRNLRQHNNNTLPLLPPKPSEPDFSVDDD